From a region of the Paenibacillus sp. FSL R10-2734 genome:
- a CDS encoding oleate hydratase gives MKKEYGNKQVYFVGGGIASLAGAAYLVRDCDFPGQNIHIIEEMKILGGSNDGAGDAEHGYVIRGGRMLNDETYENTWDLLMSIPSLDHPEKSVREEIIEFDTANPTHANARLVNRNGEVEDVLSMGFDMADRLAMGKLIITPEEKMGKARISDWFGPHFFTTNFWYMWATTFAFQPWHSAVELKRYMIRFVHEFPRIQTLEGVTRTPYNQYDSIILPMHKYLEGFGVDFTLKCTVTDLQFKDGDGITVTQMNVLRQGVPDVINISEDDIVIVTNGSMTEGSSLGSMTSAPRLNGKGSSWKLWENIAAKKPGLGNPSSFDDHIDGSKWESFTVTFQDSKFFDLMEKFTRNRAGTGALVTFKDSSWLMSVVLAFQPHFRNQPEHVKVFWGYGLYPDKVGDFVKKKMSECTGEEIMEELIGHLHFEEHKDEIMATANCIPCMMPYITSQFMPRLNSDRPKVVPEGPTNLAFVGQYCEIPDDVVFTEEYSIRAARTAVYTLLGINRPIEPINQHQYDVRTLFTSFITSFR, from the coding sequence GTGAAAAAAGAGTACGGTAATAAACAGGTTTATTTTGTCGGTGGCGGAATTGCATCCTTAGCGGGTGCGGCTTACCTGGTCAGAGACTGTGACTTTCCGGGACAGAACATTCACATTATTGAAGAGATGAAAATTCTCGGTGGCAGCAACGACGGCGCAGGTGACGCTGAGCACGGATACGTCATTCGCGGTGGCCGGATGCTCAATGATGAGACCTATGAGAATACATGGGATTTACTCATGTCGATTCCCTCCCTCGACCATCCTGAGAAATCCGTTAGAGAAGAGATTATAGAATTCGATACCGCCAATCCAACGCACGCCAACGCTAGACTCGTTAACCGCAATGGCGAGGTGGAGGATGTATTATCCATGGGCTTCGATATGGCTGATCGGCTTGCGATGGGCAAATTGATCATTACACCGGAAGAAAAAATGGGAAAAGCTCGGATTAGCGACTGGTTTGGTCCTCACTTTTTCACCACGAACTTCTGGTACATGTGGGCTACAACTTTCGCATTCCAGCCTTGGCATAGCGCTGTAGAGCTTAAACGATATATGATTCGTTTCGTACATGAATTCCCAAGAATTCAAACGCTGGAAGGCGTAACCCGCACTCCATATAACCAGTATGATTCCATCATCTTACCAATGCACAAATATCTCGAAGGCTTCGGCGTAGACTTTACACTGAAATGTACAGTAACTGACCTGCAGTTCAAAGACGGAGATGGCATTACCGTAACCCAAATGAACGTCCTACGCCAAGGTGTACCAGACGTGATTAACATAAGCGAAGACGATATCGTAATCGTCACGAACGGTTCTATGACCGAAGGCTCCAGCCTTGGCTCCATGACCTCTGCCCCACGTCTCAACGGAAAGGGTAGCTCATGGAAATTATGGGAGAACATCGCCGCCAAAAAACCAGGTCTCGGCAATCCATCCTCCTTCGATGATCATATAGATGGTTCGAAATGGGAGTCATTTACCGTGACCTTCCAAGATTCTAAATTCTTCGATCTTATGGAGAAATTCACTCGCAATCGTGCCGGTACTGGCGCATTGGTTACCTTCAAAGATTCGAGCTGGTTGATGTCCGTTGTCTTAGCCTTCCAACCGCATTTCCGCAATCAACCGGAGCATGTGAAGGTGTTCTGGGGTTACGGACTATATCCGGACAAAGTAGGCGACTTCGTGAAGAAGAAAATGAGCGAATGTACCGGAGAAGAAATTATGGAAGAATTAATCGGTCATCTTCATTTCGAAGAACATAAGGACGAGATCATGGCAACTGCTAACTGTATACCATGCATGATGCCTTATATCACTTCACAATTCATGCCTAGATTAAACAGCGACCGACCTAAGGTAGTTCCTGAAGGCCCTACTAACCTTGCCTTCGTTGGACAATATTGCGAAATTCCAGATGATGTTGTATTCACGGAAGAATATTCTATCAGAGCGGCAAGAACTGCAGTGTACACACTGCTCGGCATTAACCGGCCTATCGAACCGATCAATCAGCATCAATACGATGTCCGCACCTTATTCACAAGCTTTATCACTTCTTTTAGATAA
- a CDS encoding spore germination protein, giving the protein MQNWKQKLSSFTQKKAHEEPTSPNERSQKPLDSDLNKNINSIRNVFGADADLIVRNFRMYGLYDAAILLFSSLVDQDQVHEHVLKPLMSVPSELSAIPEQRKELPDFIWNTTVQVTQGDRTSNLNTLPATLLEGSVVLLVEGMDQALYFNLRKIEHRSIEQPQTEQIIRGSREGFIENLESNLSLLRYRLQTPDFRVTTAPLGTRTRSQVAVCYIEGIVDPELVKKVMKRLSMINTDGILDSGYIEQFIEDNPLSPFPQVQPTERPDKSVAALLEGRVIILVDGSPFSLIVPALFSQFFQTMDDYSERFIVGSLIRVIRLIALIFSLFFPALYVSVISFNPELMPTEFAVAISGGRAGVPFPAVLEVLIMEVFMEVLREATIRLPQMIGGALSIVGVLVIGQAAVSAGLASPTTVVIVAITTIGSFATPSYNAAISSRMLRFPLIILAGCFGLYGVMLGTIVIVNHLLFLESFGVPYMTPYVPVNWRDLKDSIIRAPLWWMRQRPSFLNSPDPTRLAHDLPTTYSDQIFKETELDEQQPPDNNNPSSGSNR; this is encoded by the coding sequence ACAAAAACTTAGTTCTTTTACACAAAAAAAAGCACACGAAGAACCCACTTCCCCTAATGAGCGTTCACAGAAACCACTGGATTCTGACCTAAACAAAAATATTAATTCCATCCGTAATGTCTTCGGTGCAGATGCTGATCTCATTGTGCGTAACTTTCGAATGTATGGCTTGTATGATGCAGCAATCCTATTATTTTCATCTTTAGTGGATCAGGATCAAGTTCATGAGCATGTCCTGAAGCCGTTAATGAGCGTCCCATCCGAACTCTCGGCAATTCCAGAGCAACGCAAGGAGCTGCCCGATTTCATCTGGAATACAACCGTTCAAGTGACTCAAGGCGACCGAACATCGAACTTAAACACCTTGCCTGCCACTCTGTTAGAAGGAAGCGTAGTTCTGCTCGTAGAGGGCATGGACCAAGCTCTTTACTTCAATCTGCGTAAAATTGAGCATCGAAGTATTGAACAGCCGCAGACGGAGCAGATTATACGCGGTTCGCGAGAAGGATTTATTGAGAATTTGGAATCCAATCTATCCCTACTTCGTTATCGGCTGCAAACCCCGGATTTTCGGGTTACGACCGCCCCGCTTGGCACAAGGACTCGTTCCCAGGTTGCTGTGTGCTACATAGAAGGGATAGTAGACCCCGAATTAGTTAAAAAAGTTATGAAGAGATTATCTATGATCAACACAGACGGCATTCTAGATTCAGGGTACATCGAGCAATTCATTGAGGATAATCCGTTATCCCCCTTTCCACAGGTTCAACCAACGGAACGACCGGATAAATCTGTCGCAGCATTATTAGAAGGAAGAGTCATCATTCTGGTAGACGGCTCTCCCTTCTCTTTAATCGTTCCAGCACTATTCAGTCAATTCTTCCAGACGATGGATGATTATTCGGAACGTTTTATTGTCGGCAGCCTTATTCGAGTAATCCGGCTGATTGCCTTGATATTCTCGCTGTTTTTCCCTGCTCTCTATGTATCTGTCATCTCCTTCAACCCAGAGCTCATGCCTACGGAATTTGCGGTAGCGATCTCAGGGGGCAGAGCAGGGGTTCCATTCCCAGCAGTTTTAGAAGTACTGATTATGGAGGTCTTCATGGAAGTGCTTCGTGAGGCAACCATTCGTCTTCCACAAATGATTGGAGGTGCCCTTTCTATTGTGGGTGTCCTAGTTATCGGACAGGCAGCTGTATCAGCAGGTTTAGCAAGCCCGACGACCGTGGTTATTGTCGCCATAACAACTATAGGGTCTTTTGCCACCCCTTCGTACAATGCGGCGATTTCATCCAGAATGCTAAGATTCCCATTAATTATTCTGGCAGGCTGCTTTGGTCTGTACGGCGTCATGTTAGGCACCATAGTAATTGTGAATCACTTATTATTTCTGGAATCCTTCGGTGTTCCCTATATGACGCCATACGTGCCCGTTAATTGGAGAGACCTGAAGGATAGTATAATTCGCGCCCCTTTATGGTGGATGAGACAACGCCCGAGCTTCTTGAACAGTCCAGATCCTACTCGACTCGCTCATGATTTGCCAACAACGTATTCAGATCAGATTTTCAAGGAGACAGAACTTGATGAACAACAACCGCCCGATAACAACAATCCAAGTAGTGGCAGTAATCGTTAG
- a CDS encoding DsbA family oxidoreductase, producing MRIDIWSDYACPFCYIGKRRLENALSQFPNRDQVEVVFRSFQLDPNAEVSTDKNIHELLASKYGMSIEKAKAMNAQLAEQAQDVGLDFVFDTVKHTNTFDSHRLSHFASSKGKGAEMSERLLRAYFTDSLNLGDRSVLATLAAEVGLDQAEAAAMLETDAYTAEVNGDIEEGSRLNITGVPFFVFNNKYALSGAQPGPVFTEVLDTVWAEEQTGPTLQVVGNGKSEVSTDDGCADGSCNI from the coding sequence ATGAGAATAGATATTTGGTCCGATTATGCATGCCCATTTTGTTACATTGGTAAAAGACGTCTGGAGAATGCACTGAGTCAATTCCCGAACAGAGATCAAGTAGAGGTGGTATTCCGTAGCTTTCAACTGGATCCAAATGCAGAGGTGAGTACAGATAAGAATATTCATGAGCTATTGGCTTCCAAATACGGCATGTCTATCGAAAAAGCAAAAGCAATGAATGCTCAGTTAGCTGAGCAAGCGCAGGATGTGGGATTGGATTTCGTTTTTGATACAGTGAAGCATACGAATACTTTCGACAGTCACCGCCTGAGTCACTTTGCAAGCTCAAAAGGAAAAGGGGCAGAAATGTCCGAACGTCTGCTACGCGCCTACTTTACGGATTCATTGAATCTTGGAGACCGCAGTGTGCTCGCTACCCTTGCTGCTGAGGTAGGGCTGGATCAGGCAGAAGCTGCGGCAATGCTGGAGACGGATGCATACACAGCTGAAGTGAATGGAGATATCGAAGAAGGAAGCCGTCTTAATATTACTGGTGTGCCATTCTTCGTGTTCAACAATAAATATGCTTTATCCGGTGCACAGCCAGGCCCTGTATTTACAGAGGTATTGGATACCGTGTGGGCGGAGGAGCAAACAGGACCAACGCTACAGGTGGTTGGCAATGGAAAATCCGAGGTATCCACGGATGATGGCTGCGCGGATGGATCTTGCAATATTTAA
- a CDS encoding RluA family pseudouridine synthase — translation MNSRRNPKETAKRGTRSHSKPNGKLNHKAKAPAAPKSFTVNEPSELLPFLLSHITGRGRNAIKSILSRGQVAVNGKAVTQHNFQLHPGQTVTIDQEKPVQVAEMIGLTIVHEDDDLIIIQKDAGLLSIATAEENELTAYRQLMEHVRVSNPKNRIFVVHRLDRDTSGVMMFAKSEKIQQALQTTWKDTVKERSYVALVEGAVKRPEGTVSSWLKETSTLKMYSSPHEGDGLHAITHYKLIQANRHFSLLEVKLETGRKNQIRVHMADIGHPIAGDKKYGAETKTVGRLGLHARVLSFIHPTTGELMTFESPIPKTFLKYTAPAPTN, via the coding sequence ATGAACTCAAGAAGAAACCCTAAAGAAACAGCCAAAAGAGGTACTCGTTCCCACAGCAAGCCGAATGGCAAGCTTAATCATAAAGCCAAAGCACCCGCAGCACCCAAGTCTTTCACAGTAAATGAACCTTCTGAGCTGTTACCCTTCCTACTTAGCCACATCACAGGGCGTGGACGAAATGCGATCAAGTCTATCCTCTCGCGTGGACAAGTGGCGGTGAATGGGAAGGCAGTCACACAGCATAATTTTCAATTGCACCCGGGTCAAACCGTGACGATTGATCAAGAGAAGCCCGTACAAGTAGCTGAAATGATCGGACTCACTATCGTTCATGAGGATGATGATCTCATCATTATTCAGAAGGATGCTGGACTGCTATCGATTGCCACTGCGGAAGAAAATGAATTGACGGCTTACCGCCAGCTTATGGAGCATGTGCGCGTCAGCAATCCTAAGAACCGAATTTTTGTCGTTCACCGCTTGGATCGCGATACATCTGGCGTGATGATGTTTGCTAAAAGCGAAAAGATCCAGCAGGCACTGCAAACTACCTGGAAGGATACCGTGAAGGAACGTTCTTACGTAGCATTAGTCGAAGGCGCCGTTAAAAGACCTGAAGGCACGGTAAGCTCTTGGTTAAAAGAAACCTCTACCCTAAAAATGTACTCCAGTCCACATGAAGGTGATGGTCTACATGCGATCACACATTATAAGCTCATTCAAGCGAACCGCCACTTCTCCTTACTTGAGGTAAAGCTTGAAACTGGACGCAAGAATCAGATTCGTGTGCATATGGCGGATATTGGCCATCCGATCGCGGGAGACAAGAAGTATGGCGCAGAGACCAAAACGGTAGGCCGACTTGGTCTGCATGCTCGTGTACTTTCTTTTATTCATCCTACTACAGGAGAGTTAATGACCTTCGAAAGCCCAATTCCGAAGACATTCCTGAAATATACCGCACCTGCACCTACGAACTAA
- a CDS encoding GNAT family protein, with protein sequence MKFKGMDEEFMYIENGNLVIRNATANDVPLLCSWWNDGKIMAHAGFPNGIGCTEQDILEKLLTDTELNRRLILDIDGVPSGEMNYRTITDGTAEIGIKICDFNEQDKGLGTLFLTMLINFLFVNMGYRTIVLDTNAKNTRAQHVYENVGFRKVALHLNSWRNQLGEWQSSIDYELTREEFREFCN encoded by the coding sequence ATGAAATTCAAAGGAATGGATGAGGAATTTATGTATATAGAAAATGGGAATTTAGTCATACGCAATGCAACAGCAAATGATGTCCCCCTTTTATGCAGTTGGTGGAACGATGGAAAGATCATGGCACATGCCGGTTTTCCAAATGGCATCGGCTGCACAGAGCAAGATATATTGGAGAAGCTTCTGACCGACACGGAGCTTAATCGTCGCTTGATTCTGGACATTGATGGTGTTCCATCAGGAGAAATGAATTACAGAACGATTACCGACGGCACTGCAGAAATTGGCATTAAAATCTGTGATTTTAATGAACAGGATAAAGGCCTTGGAACTCTATTTTTAACTATGTTGATTAACTTTTTATTTGTGAATATGGGCTATCGCACAATCGTTCTCGATACCAATGCCAAGAATACAAGAGCTCAGCATGTATATGAGAACGTTGGCTTCCGAAAAGTTGCCCTTCATTTGAATTCGTGGAGAAATCAACTCGGGGAATGGCAATCTTCTATTGATTATGAATTAACAAGAGAAGAGTTTCGTGAGTTTTGTAATTAA
- a CDS encoding CLC_0170 family protein, with translation MLYHQLTYIAAALLISGILLLTVDTKIYAVSAMPREKKIAHRLGWVQIILFLLVVLVQLIFL, from the coding sequence ATGCTCTACCATCAGCTAACCTACATAGCTGCAGCACTTCTGATCTCTGGTATCCTGCTGCTTACTGTGGATACTAAGATTTATGCCGTAAGTGCTATGCCCCGAGAAAAGAAAATTGCTCATCGATTAGGCTGGGTACAAATTATCTTATTTCTTCTTGTTGTTCTAGTTCAACTAATATTTCTATGA
- a CDS encoding Ger(x)C family spore germination protein produces the protein MNNGIYKRIILLVALSITSAFLSGCWDQLEIEDRALVLGLSIDSVPANSETEDDKTTHLSSANINLKKIRVTAQIAVPGRVPLGPSSGGESSGGGNQNPVWVIQVYGYSLDDAMNNLQQQISDPRYLIHLRVIIISEDIARSNLHDLNDYLRRNPEVRRRTWLLVSEGEASEFMNINPPLQRVPTLYILSTLEKAVTSGKFPANYMGVFWSAESKWGESGYLPYVSLHHKENMLIKGLAYFSGGVMVGSTTPIEIGAYMAMKGINPGGYSVLFNSDKFGPVILKTNDRFTRVKVQLKNGKPHITYNVFLDTALDEHINSEANISSSQALKELEIESQKGVIQILDLLIKETQQAHSDIFGMGEYVRAYMPSYWKAHVHDKKDWEEQYSHLTVDIKVNSNINRVGLKEE, from the coding sequence ATGAATAATGGAATTTACAAACGTATCATTCTCTTAGTAGCACTCTCCATAACATCAGCATTTCTCTCTGGTTGCTGGGACCAGCTCGAAATAGAAGATCGTGCCCTTGTGCTCGGATTGTCCATAGACTCCGTTCCGGCAAATAGCGAAACCGAAGATGATAAAACGACACATCTTAGTAGCGCCAACATTAACCTGAAAAAGATCCGTGTAACCGCTCAAATTGCGGTTCCAGGAAGAGTCCCGTTAGGACCAAGTAGTGGTGGTGAAAGTAGCGGAGGTGGAAATCAAAATCCGGTATGGGTTATACAAGTATACGGATACTCTCTAGATGACGCCATGAATAATTTACAACAGCAAATCTCAGATCCACGTTATCTAATCCATCTTCGGGTCATTATCATTAGTGAAGATATTGCGAGGAGCAATCTACATGATTTAAATGACTATTTACGTCGCAATCCTGAGGTACGTCGACGTACTTGGCTACTGGTGTCGGAAGGCGAGGCCTCCGAATTCATGAATATTAATCCTCCACTTCAACGAGTACCGACTCTGTATATCCTATCCACCTTGGAGAAAGCAGTAACCTCTGGCAAGTTTCCTGCTAACTATATGGGGGTATTCTGGTCTGCTGAATCCAAATGGGGCGAGAGCGGTTATTTACCTTACGTTTCCTTACATCACAAAGAGAATATGTTGATTAAAGGTCTAGCTTACTTTAGTGGTGGTGTAATGGTGGGATCAACGACCCCTATTGAAATCGGAGCATATATGGCTATGAAGGGTATTAATCCTGGGGGGTATTCTGTGCTATTCAATTCAGATAAGTTTGGTCCGGTGATCCTCAAAACTAACGACCGTTTTACAAGAGTTAAGGTTCAACTCAAAAACGGGAAACCCCATATAACTTATAATGTTTTTCTAGATACCGCTCTGGATGAACACATAAACAGTGAAGCCAATATTTCTTCAAGCCAAGCTCTGAAAGAACTTGAAATCGAATCCCAAAAAGGAGTTATACAAATATTAGATCTGCTAATTAAAGAGACTCAACAAGCCCATTCGGATATCTTTGGTATGGGTGAATACGTACGCGCTTATATGCCTTCCTATTGGAAGGCTCACGTCCATGACAAAAAGGACTGGGAAGAGCAATATTCCCATCTCACTGTAGATATAAAAGTCAATTCGAATATTAACAGAGTTGGACTTAAAGAAGAATAG
- a CDS encoding TetR-like C-terminal domain-containing protein: protein MSNSFLTKNALSHSLKELMEHTSLNKITVKQLVDHCGLNRQTFYYHFQDIFDLLGWIYKTEAVESIAQYRSYSTWSDGFYRIFCYIERNKTFCCNTLNSLGRNHLDAYLYDVTNDLIMGVINELSAEMEVSQEDKHFIANFYTLAFTGLVIQWMRDGMKEHPDHIIEKLSVLIEGNFLKALLKYENKPL, encoded by the coding sequence TTGTCCAATTCTTTTCTCACCAAAAATGCACTGTCCCACTCCTTAAAAGAACTAATGGAACATACGTCGCTCAATAAAATCACAGTCAAACAGCTCGTGGACCATTGCGGACTAAATAGACAAACCTTCTATTATCATTTTCAGGACATATTTGATTTACTGGGTTGGATCTATAAGACTGAGGCTGTAGAAAGCATCGCCCAGTATCGTAGCTATAGCACATGGTCGGACGGTTTTTATAGAATCTTCTGCTACATCGAACGGAATAAAACCTTTTGCTGCAACACCTTGAACTCACTAGGCAGAAATCATCTGGATGCGTATCTATATGATGTGACGAATGATCTCATTATGGGTGTCATAAACGAGCTGTCCGCCGAGATGGAGGTCAGTCAAGAAGATAAGCACTTCATTGCCAACTTCTATACACTGGCCTTCACAGGCCTTGTCATTCAGTGGATGAGAGATGGGATGAAGGAGCATCCGGATCACATTATCGAGAAGCTAAGTGTACTCATTGAGGGGAATTTTCTAAAAGCTTTGCTCAAGTATGAGAATAAGCCGTTGTAA
- a CDS encoding GNAT family N-acetyltransferase — MTTAHHYECIERLPTTEEHASLWEAVGWGSVNTEMTAASLAHSVYGMVVVQEDKVIGMGRIVGDGHMYFYIQDVAVLPEFQGQGIGNAIIEQLLHYIRSHCYSGAFVGLFASHGKDTFYGKYGFQNHAPGMTGMYKVME, encoded by the coding sequence ATGACAACAGCACATCATTATGAATGTATTGAACGTTTACCCACGACCGAGGAGCATGCCTCCTTATGGGAAGCCGTCGGTTGGGGGAGCGTGAATACCGAAATGACCGCGGCCTCTCTGGCTCATTCGGTTTATGGGATGGTCGTTGTGCAGGAAGACAAGGTTATCGGTATGGGGCGGATCGTCGGCGATGGTCATATGTATTTTTATATTCAGGACGTAGCCGTGCTTCCCGAATTTCAGGGTCAAGGCATTGGTAATGCCATTATTGAACAGCTACTGCACTATATTCGGTCTCATTGTTATTCTGGCGCGTTCGTCGGACTTTTTGCATCACATGGCAAGGATACCTTTTACGGAAAATACGGCTTTCAGAATCACGCCCCTGGCATGACGGGCATGTACAAGGTTATGGAGTAA